In Apium graveolens cultivar Ventura chromosome 10, ASM990537v1, whole genome shotgun sequence, the following are encoded in one genomic region:
- the LOC141691695 gene encoding uncharacterized protein LOC141691695 produces the protein MSPFQLVYGKACHLPTELEHKAYWALKKLKLDMESAGEKKMLQLNELDEFQLQAYENNKLYKEKVKRWHDRRLVHKTFMHGQQVLLFNSHLRLFPGKLKSRWSGPFIVKTVFPHGAVEIFDKHLDQEFKVNVQRLKHYYGDMVNCEVVIAVLVTT, from the coding sequence ATGTCTCCTTTCCAATTGGTATATGGTAAGGCGTGTCATTTGCCTACGGAGCTAGaacataaagcatattgggctttgaagaagctaAAGCTTGACATGGAATCTGCTGGAGAAAAGAAAATGCTCCAACTTAATGAACTCGACGAATTTCAACTACAGGCTtatgaaaataacaagttatacAAGGAGAAGGTCAAGAGATGGCATGATAGGAGGTTAGTGCATAAGACATTTATGCATGGTCAGCAAGTTCTattgttcaactctcatctccgactttttccaggAAAGCTTAAGTCACGGTGGTCAGGTCCGTTcatcgtcaaaactgtgtttccacatggagctgtGGAAATTTTTGATAAGCATCTGGACCAAGAGTTCAAAGTAAATGTTCAGAGGTTAAAGCATTATTATGGGGATATGGTGAACTGTGAGGTGGTGATCGCCGTTCTTGTGACAACTTGA